The Qipengyuania aurantiaca genome contains the following window.
GCATCGAGCGAATTGCCGTCGGTGGCGATCCGCTCCAGCACCTTGATGCGTTCGCGCAGGGCCTCGATTTCCTTCTTGGTTTCCGCATCGCGAGCCTGCGGCGCGTAATGCTCGTTGCCTTCCTTGTCGGTCAGCACGCCGCGCTCGGCCCGGTTGCGGGCCTTGGCCATCTGGACCACGCCCCACACCACGATGGCGATAATGGCTACGACGGCCCAGCTGCTCACGAGGCTTTCTCCTCGACCGCGTCCAGCATGCGCAGTTCCTCGATCTGCGAGGCGAGCGCGTGGTTGCTGTCGGTGGCGATGCGTTCCAGCACGCGGACGCGCTCTTCCATCTTGGAGTAGTCGCCGTTCGAAAAACGCGCCTGCTCGGCCTTGGCTTCTTCGGCGCGCGCCTGCAGTTCCAGTTTGCGTTCCTTGTGCTCGTGTTCCCGCTTGTTGATCGCATAGGCGAAGGGGAAAACGATGCTCAGCACGATCAGGATGAAGCCGAAGATCAGGGCCAGGTCGGCGTCCATCAGTTGGCCTCCGACTTGCCGCGCAGCTGTTCGATCTCGCTGGTGAGATGATAACCGCTATCGGTAACGATGCGCTCGACATTGCCGAGCCGGTCCTTCAGCGAGCCGAGTTCGGCGCGCAGTTCGGCGTTTTCCTGGGTGAGCAGCTTGACCCGCTCCACCGCCTGGTCGTTCTTCGGATAGACCGGCTTGCCCCAGCTGTTTTCCAGCGGATAGCCGTTCTTCATCTTCATCCAGTTGCCGAAGAGGTAGCCGACGGTCATGATCGCGACACCCGCGATGATCGCTGTTTCGGACAGAAATTCCATTACACGCGCTCCTTGTTGAGGGCATCAAGCGGTACACCGCTCCCGGCTTCGTCTACCCGGCGCTCGTCGCGAAGGGCTTCGATCTGGGTGGCAACGTCATAGCCCTTGTCGGTGACGATGCGCTCGAGCACGCGAACGCGGTCCTCCAACTGCGTGACGCGGCTGGCGTATTGTGCGGCCTGTTCGGCCGTCTGGCTTGCCGTCGCTTCGATCCGCTTTTCTTCCAGAGACTTCTGGTGCTTGGACCACACGATGAAGGCAACCATGATGAACGGCGCCAGCGGTATCAGTAGAGCCATATCGAACATTGTCTTCGTATCCCCTCAAATGGCTGGCGCGCTCAGCGCAGGCGTTCGATTTCGGCCGTGAGGCGCGGGTTGCTGCTGACGTAATAGGCTTCGACATCGGCCAGGCGGCGATCCACGTCCTTCATCTTGGCGCGAATTTCGCGCGCGGTGCGCTTCGGGTTCTGACGGACGCGCTGCCAGTACCGCTGCTCGTCCGGTTCCGAATAAAGATGCGCCGGCTTCTTGTTCAGCAGGATACCGGCAAGGAAGTAGAACGGGATCGTCGAACCGCCGCTGATGAAAGTAAGTGCGAGGAAGCCGAGGCGGACCCAGAAGGCATCGACGCCGGTATAGTCCGCGATGCCCGAGCACACGCCCATCAGCTTCGCATTCTGCTTGTCGCGATAGAGGGTGGTCCGGGGGCTGTTCACTTTGCTGCTCCTTTTTTCTCGGCGATCAGCTGTTCGAGTTCGCGCAGCTGCTGATTGTCCTGCTCGCTGTCGTAGGCGAGGCGGGCGGGACGGAAGTCGGGGTTGTCGGATGAGACCAGGCGCTCGACCGTGTCCATCCGCTCGTCGAGGCGCTTGGCAAGGTTGTAGAGTTCCTCGAGCAGGGCCTCGTCATCGGTGGTGATGGTCGCCGAGGTCTTCCACTTCGTGATGTAGTGGAGCACGATCCAAGGCAAGGCGATGAAGATGGCGACAATGGCTAGTACTTCTTCCACGGATCAGTCCTCTTTCTGGGCGTCGTCGTTCATGCCGAGCGCCTTTTTCATTTCTGCCAGTTCGTCGTCGATCGCATCGGCGCCTTCCAGCGCGGCAATCTCGTCGGCGAGGCTCGGCTTGCTGTTGCCTTCGATGGCCAGCGCATCGGCGCGGCCTTCGGCGTAGTCGACCCGGCGTTCGAGCTGGTCGAAGCGGCTGAGCGCATCGTCCACCCGGTCTTCGGTCATCAGGCTGCGCAGCTTGACGCGGTTCTCGGCGCTTTCGAGACGCGCCGCGATGGCGGTCTGCCGGCTGCGCGCTTCGCGCAGGCGGTTCTGCAGCTTGTGAATGTCCTTCTCATACGCCCGCAGCGCGTCGTCGAGCACGGCGATTTCCTGCTTGAGCTGGTCGGCCATGTCGGCGGCCTTCTTCTTTTCCACCAGGGCTGCGCGGGCAAGGTCCTCGCGGTCCTTCGACAGCGCGAGCTGCGCCTTCTCGCCCCAGTCGGCCTGGAGCTTGTCCAGCTTGACCGTGTGGCGATGCATTTCCTTCTGGTCGGCAATGGTGCGCGCCGCGCTGGCGCGGACTTCGACGAGGGTTTCCTCCATTTCGAGGATGATCATCCGGATCATCTTCTGCGGGTCGTCCGCCTTGTCGAGCATATCGTTGAAATTGGCCGCGATGATGTCGCGGGTACGGCTGAAGATTCCCATCAAAGGTGCTCCGCTGGAGAAAAAGTCTTGGGCCCGGCCCTGTCCCTGGCGCTGGGTCGGGGTGGGCGAACGACGAAGCCGTTCTACCTCACCATCGAGCCGCGACAAGGTTACGCGGGTAGGGCGGGCCGAAGCGCCTGCAGCGCGAGGGGTGCGCTGGGGACTGTCGGGAGACAGGCGCTCCGGCCCAAGGGGGTGCTTGTTATCGGTCACGCGATTTCCACTTGCTGGATCGCGGCGATCGCCGGCATCGGCGTGGTCACCGCAATCTGCGAACTCAGAGCCACGAAGGCGGTCATCATCGCGATGCTTGCGAGGGCGGCCTTGCCGAGCGTGGAGCTGAAGAACTGGCGGTTGTACATGGTGTCCTCCCTTGGACGTGTGTGCTTGTTGTCCCCTGTTCAGCAAGCAGCGTGCCAAACTCGAATTCTCGCGGAAATGTACCGATTTGACATTTATCGACCAACGACATGATGGCGGCTATTGCCAACCCTTGGCGTAAAATCCTATATCTTGGGTATGGAGCGGGAAAATCAGTTCATTGGCCAGTCCGGCGCCTTCCTCGATGCGGTCGAGCGGACCAGCCGTGCAGCCCCCATGCGGCGCCCAGTTCTCGTCATCGGCGAGCGCGGTACGGGCAAGGAACTGATCGCCGAGCGCCTCCATCGCCTCTCCACCCGCTGGGACGAGCCGCTCGTCACCATGAACTGCGCCGCGCTGCCCGAAACCCTGATCGAGGCCGAATTGTTCGGCCACGAGGCCGGGGCTTTCACAGGGGCTACCAAACAACGTGTCGGACGCTTCGAGGAAGCCGACAAGGGCACGCTATTTCTCGACGAACTGGGCACTTTGTCGATGGGCGCACAAGAACGCCTGCTGCGCGCTGTGGAATATGGCGAGGTTACCCGCATCGGTTCCTCACGCCCGATCCGCGTCGACGTGCGCATCGTTGCGGCGACCAACGAGGACCTTCCGGCGAAAGCAGCGTGCGGCGAGTTTCGCGCCGACTTGCTCGACCGGCTGAGTTTCGAAGTCATCACCCTGCCGCCCCTGCGCGTGCGCGAAGGCGATATTCGCGTGCTCGCCGATTACTTCGGCCGCCGAATGGGCGCGGAGCTGGGCTGGGAGGCCTGGCCGGGTTTCGCCGAGCATGTCGCCGACGAACTGGAGAACCACCAGTGGCCGGGCAATGTGCGCGAGCTGCGCAATGTGGTGGAGCGCGCGGTCTATCGCTGGGACAATTGGGGCACGCCCATCGGCCACGTCCAATTCGACCCGTTCGACAGCCCCTGGAAGCCCGCATCGCCGCCCACGCCCAATGCGCAGGTATCCGCCGCCCAAACGGTGGTTGCTGCGACGCCCGCTGGACCGGATCTCGACGCCATCGACGACCTGCGCACCGCAGTGGACGAGCACGAGAAGGCGATCATCGAGCATGCGCTCGGCAAGCACCGCTGGAACCAGCGCCAGACCGCCAAGGCGCTGGGGCTGAGTTACGACCAGCTGCGCCATGCGATCAAGAAGCACGGCCTGATGGAAGAGGCGGAATAGCTGATCGGTCGCGTTGGCGCCCACATAGGGCGCGCAGGTGCCTCGCTGCGATCATGTGCGGCAAACTTGTCACGCCGTCGAATATTGCCGGGAAAGCCTATTGCGGGAGCAGGAAACTGCGGTAAGGTCCGGGTTTGGGATTGGGAAATTTCTGATTGATGTTGAGGGTGAGCGCCCGGGTCGCAGGGCATCGCATTTTCTTGATCGTTTTGATGGTGCTCGCCGTTTGCGCGGCGGCCGTGCCTGGCGCCGGCCTGCGGGCGCAAGTCGTGCCCTCCGTTCTCGAAGACATCACGCTCGTAACGGACGATGAGGGCGCGGCCACTTTCATGCTCCGATTCTCGCCGACAGAGCCGCGGTTCGCTACGATCGACACCAACCCGACGCGCCCCGAACTCGTTCTTGCCACGACTCTGAAGGCGGGCCGTGTTCCCAACCGTCCAACGTACCGGGGGCTTGTCCGCTCGATCCAGTTCGTGACCGAAGGTTCGAGCCTGGTCATGCGGTTCGATGCGGCGCGGCCGTCGCGTATCGAGGCGCAGCGGATGGGAAATAACGCAGTGCAGGTCCGCGTGGAACTGGTCAGCGACGAGGAGACGATTGGCAGTCGTCCGATCGGATCGGCTGGCGAAGAGGTCCTGCCGCAGCAGGAATTGCAGCGGGGTCCGGTCGATAGCTACCAGCCGGGTGACGCCTACGAGCTCGTCTTCCTGAAGTATGCCGATGTCTCGGAGATCGTGGGTCTCCTGGCCGAGGGCGCGGAGATTGCGCCCAACGATGTCTTCATCCGGCGCGAGCCGGGTTTCGGCTCGCCCGGTGCCAACCAGTCGACTTCCTATATAGGCGCGCCTCAGCAGGCCGAGCGTGAAGACCAGCCCTTGGGCCAGAACGTGGGTAACGGCCTTGCGGTCGATCGCCGCCTTAATGCGATATGGATTACCGGAAGCCCTGAGCGGATCGAGCGGGTGAAGCGCCAGATCGAGTTGATCGACGTGCCGGTCGATAGCGTGATCCTCGAAACGCAGTTCGTCGAGCTGACGGAAACCGGCGCTCGCAACCTTGGGATCGACTTTACCAATTCGAACGGCCAGATCGCCGTTGGCAATCTGGCCACCGGCGGCTTCCTGCCCTTCGGCGTCGATCCGGAGGACGTCCTTCCCTCGGGCCAGCTGCAGGCCGCGATCTATGCCCAGATACAGAACGGGGAGGGGCGGATCGTATCGCGCCCTCGTATCGCGGCGCAGAGCGGCTCGACGGCGAAGATCATCACCGGCGATGCCTTGCCCATCCTGACCTCGATCCAGCTGTCGGGCGTCAACGGCGTTTCGCAGCAGGTTCAGTACGTCAACGTCGGTGTCACGCTGCAGATCGCGCCCCGTGTCAGCACCGATGGCTACATCACCTCCAAGATTTACGGCGTGGTGAGCAGCGTGACCGGGTTCAGTCAGGGTTATCCGACGATTAGCCAGCGCGAGGCGGAAACGAGCGCCTCGGTCCGGGATGGCGAGACCTTCGTGATCGGCGGACTGACTCAGGAAAACGTCCTGGTTAACAAGTCCAAGATTCCGCTGCTCGGGGACATCCCCCTGCTCGGAAACCTGTTCTCGACCGAGCGGTCCACCAGCACGACAACCGAATTATACATCGTCATCACGCCGAGGATCGTGCGTCATCGGCGCTTCGAGAACCAGCCGCCAAGCATGGCGGAGTCAGCGAACGATATTTCAGGAGAACAATAAAAATCAAAGGGTCGCTCACGCGCAATCATAACATTTGTTGAGCGAAGCATGTAAAATTTGATATTTTGACGCCGTTTATAAACAAAACGGCGAACGGTATTATTCGTGCGAAAGTAAATAGAGTTCATATTGTCGCAAATATGCAACGATCTGTCGGGAAAGCTTGGGTTAACCTGAAATACCGTTAAAGCCCCTCTCGACAGTCTTCTTTCCTGAGTTAGTAATCTTGGCATCAGTTTGGTGCGGGTCGCGTGCCGCTGACACATCTAGGAAATCTCTGGAGGGACTGTACTCATGAAAGCCAAGACACTCGCCGCGCTCGCCGCTCTTCCGATGCTGGCGGTAGCCGCACCGGCTCAGGCTCAGCAGGCCGGCGAAAAGATCGCAAACAGCTACATTTGCGTTTTCAACAAGGGCGTTTCGCGCGGCAATGCGCAGGCCGAAGCCAACCGTTCGGTCCAGGCTGAACAGGCTCAGCTTAAGCACGTCTATTCGGTCGCTCTGCGTGGCTTCGCGGTGAACGCTGCGCCTCAGGCCATTGAGAACATGCAGCGCAAGAACGCCAACATCGCCTATTGCGAGCAGGATCAGGTCGTCACGGCTATTCAGGTTCGCGGCAACGGTCTCGCCGGTAAGGGCAAGCCCGGCGGCGGCGGCGGCGCACAGCCCCCGCAGGAAACCCCCTGGGGTATCGCACGCGTCAATGGCGGCGGCGCCGGCAACTTCGCTACGGCTTGGGTCATCGACAGCGGCATTCAGCTCGACCACCCCGATCTGAACGTCGACGTCGCGCGCTCGGCGAGCTTCGTACGCGGTGACGCGGGCGACCAGAACGGCCACGGCACCCATGTCGCAGGAACGATCGCTGCCATCGACAACAACATCGGCGTTATCGGCGTCGCGCCGGGCGCTCCGGTCGTGTCGGTTCGCGTTCTCGACCGTCGCGGCTCGGGTTCGAACTCGGGCGTGATCGCTGGCATCGACTATGTCGCACAGTACGGTCAGCCGGGTGACGTTGCCAACATGAGCCTCGGTGGCGGTGTCAGCACTGCGCTCGACCAGGCTGTGGTCAATGCTGCTTCGGGCGGCGTGCGTTTCGCTCTCGCAGCGGGCAACGAAAGCGACCATGCCAACAACCACTCGCCGGCTCGCGCAAACGGCCCCAACGTCTATACGATCTCGTCGTTCGCGATCGGAGACAACTGGTCGAGCTTCTCGAACTACGGCAACCCGCCGGTCGATTTCGCCGAGCCCGGCTCGTCGATCAAGTCGACCTGGATTGGCAGTGGTTACAACACCATTTCGGGCACCTCGATGGCAACGCCGCACTTCGCCGGCATCCTGCTGCAGGGCAATCCCGGTAACGGTGGCCGCGTGAACGGCGATCCGGACGGCAACCCCGATGTGATCGGCGTCGTCCAGTAAGCTTAAAGCGTCTCGAGTATTGAAGGGCCCGGCACTGCGCCGGGCCCTTTTTCTTTGTCCTTGCTTTTGCGCGGACTCGCGCCTATCTCGCCATCCATCCCGACATTGTCGCGACACTGGAGGGGCTGGCGCCGCAAGGGGCCGGCACGAAACCTCGTTGTCGCCGTATATGTCCGAAACTGGAGTGCGAATGGCCGATCTTGAACGTCTCACCGAAGTCATCGAACCCGAAGCGCAGGCGCTGGGTTTCGAGCTCGTGCGCGTCAAGATGATGCCGTCCGAAGCCGGTGACGGCGGGATGGCCCTCCAGATCATGGCGGAGGACCCGGCCACCGGCCAGCTTGTGATCGAGCAATGCGCCGCGCTGTCGCGCCGCGTGTCCGACACGCTCGACCAGCTGGAAGAGCAGGGCGAGGTGCTGGTGCCCGGCGCCTATCACCTCGAAGTGTCGAGCCCCGGCATCGACCGCCCGCTGACCCGCGCCAAGGATTTTGAGAACTGGACGGGCCACGAGGCGAAGGTCTCGCTGACCGAGAAGGTCCACGGGCATCGCAACCTCAAGGGGGTGCTCAAGGGGCTTGATGGCGACATGGTCACCATCGAGGACACCAAGACGGGCGAAGTTTCCTTCCCCCGCAATCTCATTCATTCAGCGAAGCTCGTCTTGACCGACGAACTGATTGCCGCCACCCAGCCGCTCGATACGAGCGGTGCCGACGACATCGAAGAAGAAAAGGCAGACGACTGATGGCCAGTGCCATTTCCGCCAACAAGGCTGAACTCCTTGCAATCGCGAACGCGGTCGCATCGGAAAAGATGATCGATAAATCCATCGTGATCGAAGCGATGGAAGAGGCGATCCAGAAGTCCGCTCGCAACCGTTACGGCGCGGAAAACGATATCCGCGCCAAGCTCGACCCGCAGACCGGCGACCTTCGCCTGTGGCGCGTCGTCGAGGTCGTCGAAGAGGTTGAGGACTATTTCAAGCAGGTCGATCTAAAGGCCGCTCAGAAGCTCGAAGCTGACGCGAAAATCGGTGACTTCATCGTCGACCCGCTGCCCCCGGTCGATCTCGGTCGCATCGACGCGCAGTCGGCCAAGCAGGTGATCTTCCAGAAGGTCCGCGACGCTGAGCGCGAGCGCCAGTTCAACGAATTCCAGGATCGCGCAGGCGAAGTCATCACCGGCGTTATCAAGTCGGTTGAATTCGGCCATGTGATCGTCAACCTCGGCCGCGCCGAGGGCGTCATCCGCCGCGACCAGCAGATCCCGCGCGAAGCCGCCCGTGTCGGCGAACGCGTCCGCGCGCTGATCACCAAGGTGGAACGCAACAACCGCGGCCCGCAGATCTTCCTCAGCCGCGCGCACCCCGACTTCATGAAGAAGCTGTTCGCGCAGGAAGTGCCCGAAATCTACGACGGCATCATCGAGATCAAGGCCGCCGCCCGCGACCCGGGCAGCCGCGCCAAGATCGGCGTGATCAGCCACGACAGCAGCATCGACCCCGTCGGCGCCTGCGTCGGCATGAAGGGCAGCCGCGTCCAGGCCGTCGTGCAGGAACTGCAGGGCGAGAAGATCGACATCATTCCCTGGTCGGAAGATGGCGCGACCTTCATCGTGAACGCGCTCCAGCCGGCCACCGTCAGCCGCGTCGTCCTCGACGAGGAAGATGGCCGCATCGAAGTGGTCGTCCCCGACGATCAGCTCAGCCTCGCCATCGGTCGC
Protein-coding sequences here:
- the pspC gene encoding envelope stress response membrane protein PspC; translation: MNSPRTTLYRDKQNAKLMGVCSGIADYTGVDAFWVRLGFLALTFISGGSTIPFYFLAGILLNKKPAHLYSEPDEQRYWQRVRQNPKRTAREIRAKMKDVDRRLADVEAYYVSSNPRLTAEIERLR
- the pspB gene encoding envelope stress response membrane protein PspB, yielding MEEVLAIVAIFIALPWIVLHYITKWKTSATITTDDEALLEELYNLAKRLDERMDTVERLVSSDNPDFRPARLAYDSEQDNQQLRELEQLIAEKKGAAK
- the pspA gene encoding phage shock protein PspA — translated: MSRLDGEVERLRRSPTPTQRQGQGRAQDFFSSGAPLMGIFSRTRDIIAANFNDMLDKADDPQKMIRMIILEMEETLVEVRASAARTIADQKEMHRHTVKLDKLQADWGEKAQLALSKDREDLARAALVEKKKAADMADQLKQEIAVLDDALRAYEKDIHKLQNRLREARSRQTAIAARLESAENRVKLRSLMTEDRVDDALSRFDQLERRVDYAEGRADALAIEGNSKPSLADEIAALEGADAIDDELAEMKKALGMNDDAQKED
- the pspF gene encoding phage shock protein operon transcriptional activator; the protein is MERENQFIGQSGAFLDAVERTSRAAPMRRPVLVIGERGTGKELIAERLHRLSTRWDEPLVTMNCAALPETLIEAELFGHEAGAFTGATKQRVGRFEEADKGTLFLDELGTLSMGAQERLLRAVEYGEVTRIGSSRPIRVDVRIVAATNEDLPAKAACGEFRADLLDRLSFEVITLPPLRVREGDIRVLADYFGRRMGAELGWEAWPGFAEHVADELENHQWPGNVRELRNVVERAVYRWDNWGTPIGHVQFDPFDSPWKPASPPTPNAQVSAAQTVVAATPAGPDLDAIDDLRTAVDEHEKAIIEHALGKHRWNQRQTAKALGLSYDQLRHAIKKHGLMEEAE
- a CDS encoding type II secretion system protein GspD, whose translation is MIVLMVLAVCAAAVPGAGLRAQVVPSVLEDITLVTDDEGAATFMLRFSPTEPRFATIDTNPTRPELVLATTLKAGRVPNRPTYRGLVRSIQFVTEGSSLVMRFDAARPSRIEAQRMGNNAVQVRVELVSDEETIGSRPIGSAGEEVLPQQELQRGPVDSYQPGDAYELVFLKYADVSEIVGLLAEGAEIAPNDVFIRREPGFGSPGANQSTSYIGAPQQAEREDQPLGQNVGNGLAVDRRLNAIWITGSPERIERVKRQIELIDVPVDSVILETQFVELTETGARNLGIDFTNSNGQIAVGNLATGGFLPFGVDPEDVLPSGQLQAAIYAQIQNGEGRIVSRPRIAAQSGSTAKIITGDALPILTSIQLSGVNGVSQQVQYVNVGVTLQIAPRVSTDGYITSKIYGVVSSVTGFSQGYPTISQREAETSASVRDGETFVIGGLTQENVLVNKSKIPLLGDIPLLGNLFSTERSTSTTTELYIVITPRIVRHRRFENQPPSMAESANDISGEQ
- a CDS encoding S8 family serine peptidase, coding for MKAKTLAALAALPMLAVAAPAQAQQAGEKIANSYICVFNKGVSRGNAQAEANRSVQAEQAQLKHVYSVALRGFAVNAAPQAIENMQRKNANIAYCEQDQVVTAIQVRGNGLAGKGKPGGGGGAQPPQETPWGIARVNGGGAGNFATAWVIDSGIQLDHPDLNVDVARSASFVRGDAGDQNGHGTHVAGTIAAIDNNIGVIGVAPGAPVVSVRVLDRRGSGSNSGVIAGIDYVAQYGQPGDVANMSLGGGVSTALDQAVVNAASGGVRFALAAGNESDHANNHSPARANGPNVYTISSFAIGDNWSSFSNYGNPPVDFAEPGSSIKSTWIGSGYNTISGTSMATPHFAGILLQGNPGNGGRVNGDPDGNPDVIGVVQ
- the rimP gene encoding ribosome maturation protein RimP, which gives rise to MADLERLTEVIEPEAQALGFELVRVKMMPSEAGDGGMALQIMAEDPATGQLVIEQCAALSRRVSDTLDQLEEQGEVLVPGAYHLEVSSPGIDRPLTRAKDFENWTGHEAKVSLTEKVHGHRNLKGVLKGLDGDMVTIEDTKTGEVSFPRNLIHSAKLVLTDELIAATQPLDTSGADDIEEEKADD
- the nusA gene encoding transcription termination factor NusA, whose translation is MASAISANKAELLAIANAVASEKMIDKSIVIEAMEEAIQKSARNRYGAENDIRAKLDPQTGDLRLWRVVEVVEEVEDYFKQVDLKAAQKLEADAKIGDFIVDPLPPVDLGRIDAQSAKQVIFQKVRDAERERQFNEFQDRAGEVITGVIKSVEFGHVIVNLGRAEGVIRRDQQIPREAARVGERVRALITKVERNNRGPQIFLSRAHPDFMKKLFAQEVPEIYDGIIEIKAAARDPGSRAKIGVISHDSSIDPVGACVGMKGSRVQAVVQELQGEKIDIIPWSEDGATFIVNALQPATVSRVVLDEEDGRIEVVVPDDQLSLAIGRRGQNVRLASQLTGNQIDIMTEEEASEKRQKEFAERSKMFEEELDVDETLSQLLVAEGFAELEEVAYVELEELASIEGFDEELAEELQSRAQEALDRQEAAHREVRKELGVEDALAELPHMTEAMLVTLGKAGLKTLDDVADLATDELIAKKREAPRRRNNADGPPMRRDRPMREADKGGVLGEYGLTEEQGNEIIMAARAHWFEDEEPATQEAADADSTQ